The following are encoded together in the Vigna unguiculata cultivar IT97K-499-35 chromosome 2, ASM411807v1, whole genome shotgun sequence genome:
- the LOC114173295 gene encoding carbonic anhydrase 2-like: protein MAGSFKKCMMLCCTGKTVSKEEMAGESFGEAIARLTKLLSEKAELGDVATLKISQLTAELEAAGAKRCVPEERIKTGFITFRNEKFLRNPSLYADLAKGQSPKFMVFACSDSRVCPSHILDFQPGEAFMVRNIANMVPPYDKTKYSGAGAAIEYAVTHLKVENIVVIGHSCCGGIKGLMSIPDDGSTASEFIEQWVQICTPARSKTKTSELSFEEQCTNCEKEAVNVSLGNLLSYPFVRAGVVNKSLVLKGAHYDFVKGTFELWDLNYKLMPSISI, encoded by the exons ATGGCTGGTTCATTCAAAAAGTGTATGATGCTCTGTTGCACGGGCAAGACTGTCTCG AAGGAAGAGATGGCAGGAGAATCATTCGGCGAAGCAATCGCAAGACTGACCAAGCTTCTCAG tGAAAAGGCTGAACTCGGCGACGTCGCCACCTTAAAGATCTCGCAGCTGACGGCGGAGCTTGAGGCTGCCGGTGCGAAGCGGTGTGTCCCGGAGGAGAGGATCAAAACGGGCTTCATCACCTTTAGGAATGAGAAATTTTT GAGAAATCCTAGTCTCTATGCCGACCTTGCCAAAGGCCAAAGCCCAAAG TTTATGGTATTTGCATGCTCGGACTCGAGAGTTTGTCCATCCCATATTCTGGATTTCCAACCTGGCGAAGCCTTTATGGTCCGAAACATTGCCAACATGGTTCCACCGTATGACAAG ACGAAGTATTCAGGAGCTGGGGCAGCCATTGAATATGCAGTCACGCATTTAAAG GTGGAGAATATTGTTGTTATTGGACATAGTTGCTGTGGAGGTATAAAGGGGCTCATGTCTATCCCAGATGATGGGTCCACTGCAAG TGAATTCATAGAGCAATGGGTCCAAATATGTACACCAGCAAGGTCCAAGACTAAAACAAGTGAATTAAGCTTCGAAGAGCAGTGCACTAACTGTGAGAAG GAAGCTGTGAATGTGTCACTTGGGAATCTGTTAAGTTATCCTTTTGTTAGAGCTGGTGTGGTGAACAAAAGTCTAGTTTTGAAAGGAGCACATTATGATTTTGTTAAGGGCACTTTTGAGCTATGGGATTTGAACTACAAGCTTATGCCCTCTATATCTATTTAA